DNA sequence from the Pseudochaenichthys georgianus chromosome 8, fPseGeo1.2, whole genome shotgun sequence genome:
TGACCGCCTGGGAGCAGCTCCAGCAGCTTAGCGTGGGTGGGGGGGATGGTGACATCATGACAGGACAGGAAGTGGGCGCCATCCAAAGGTGGTATGTGCAGCAGATCAATGCCAACTACTGTACCAGGTGGTGCCGCTGGATCTAGTATGCAAGAAAACATTACATCTGTAATTAACACAAAGATATTTATGTGGAACGTGAATGTTTTAATGGGTTACTTCCATCATATTTGATGGTAAGCTGCAATGTTAAGTCGATTAATTGTAATTTATAATAGTATTATTTCAagcaaaaatgtaaaaataaaatgtagatTTTCTATTTTTTATATCGTATGAAATTGAATATCTTTGGGGTTTTATCTTGGACAATAAActtgaatatataaaaaaacatgccaAAATGTCTCCAGTTATATTAATTCCTGTACCCAGATTATTGCAGTCGTATGGAAAAACCAAAAGACTTTAATTTTACAgtaatggattcaaaaacaaaagcTCATTCACCAATTAAAaatcatgtacaacaacttctcTAACACACCTTTGTCAAGGATAATTAAAAGCAGGGTGTCCCAAGATCTACAGCATTTTAAATGAACTGGGAACACACTAGTCTACAGCATAATGAAGAGTTGAATCATTCTCTTTGACATAGCCTTAATAAAACCTGAAGAGTGTGCTTTACATACTGCTATAGTTTTGCATCCCTGTTATTTTGTCCACCTGTGTCTCCCCTCTCACCTGTCCCGGCTGAGTTGACCCTATGCACGGCCACCTGGCTCCAGGCTCCAGGGGCAGCTCCGCAGTCCACCACACTAAATCCAGGCTCTAACAGTCTGAACTTGTCATCTATCTCCAGCAGCTTGAAGGCACTTCTGCACCGGAAGTTTTGTTTGTGAGAAGCTTTGACATACGGGTCTTTGAGCTGCCGCTGCAACCAGCGCTGCTCGGCGGCAGTTTTACTCttctttaacttcttcattaaaCATAAAGAGGAGTGAAGGAATCTCCTCTGGAAGGAGAAACTCCACATGTTTTGACTGTGGAGGGTCAAAGCGTATGgtaaactgcgcatgcgtggaAATACAGCACGCCATTGGTCAAATACAAACACTGTGCGTCATACTTATATGTCCCCCGTTGCAAAACACTCACAATAATAGTTCCTACTTGGGTGGTTTGGTTTATTTCAGCGAAATGTCACAatatgtaaaaaaatgtaaaatgtatctCCTCTTAAACAAATCAATACTGTAATAAATTCACTTTCTATTAAGGGactgttgtgaaaaataccaaagggaatcagatttgattttcaacataagTAACATAACATTATATTGACACCTTGTGTAATTCATATTCTATATTTGAAAAGTGAGTTTAAGTTAGCAGCATAACACACATTGGCACACGTTTCTAGTCGATCATATTTTAATGTAACACATGGCTGATGTTGATTAGACCAATCCGTGCTTTTACACATCTGCGTCATCTGACCACATGTGTAGGGAGTCATTAGTCCTGATTTGATACAGGATCTTATTTTTTCTCCTGACTTTTTGGGTTTACAGAGCAGACATTGAGCAGGTGAGGAAGTTAGGCTGAGCTCACACAGCGAGTTTTGCCTCAGGCAGGTTCACGTTGTGTTTCACTTCCTCCTCAGACAGGGGAGATGTTGAGCTCCAAGCTGCTGACCCTGGTTCTGGTGGTGCAGCCGGGCAGGGTGCTGCTcggcatgaagaagagggggttTGGGGCCGGGAAGTGGAACGGTTTTGGGGGAAAGGTTCAACCTGGAGAAACTATTGAAGAGGGTGCAAGGAGGTACATTTATCGCGCCAATTGATGTTATGTTGCCAACCTTCTACACAAAGCTGTTCACCAATGTCAACACCACAAAGGTAGTTTTGAAAAAGCTTGAATGAAAAAAGCTAATGATAGAAAATGCTATATTCTCTTGAAGTAAAATCTTTCAAAAAAACAAAGCTGTTTCAGTATATTtcagttaaaggtagggtaggtaagaatggagaaaccagctgaagtgcgctagaatttgaaactagctacgcagccgaaaaacacacacgaacgcgcactgaccaatgagggcacgagataaatttgtgcacgagatggaaggctgacaggcaggtaggccatccagttattttagccgagccggctaaaatgattggtcgtgctttttacagtactactttttttaatgtatttattgtcaaagcatttaatgtattaattGTTATCgggatggaatataacaaaaagtgtgaagtgaattacctaccccacctttaagttttcTTATAGGGTTTGTTAAAGGAAATGAACAGTTTAATTATATTGAATTAATTTCACTGATCAATCATAACACCTTTAACTTGCATTATTGTAAAGAGAGGTTTTACTTCTGTAAAAGTAGTGCTACAAGTGTAGAAATACTGTCTTTCAAGTAAACACGCAACACAATTAGAATTAAAAAGTAAGacggtaaaagtactcattttaattttatattttcaatatatatgtatatttatatatatatatatatatatatagatcaaTATAAGTGTATCTTAACCTGTAATAATACTCAATACATTGTTtgttaatctattattattataatatctgAATCTTCAAAGTATCATAAGTATTTAATAAATGTAGTGTAGTATGTACACTACATTTGTACAAAATTAACCTCAAGGTTGTAGTGTAAGTATATCTTAAGCATATTTAATTATCAAGTAAAGTTCAAGTACCTAAAAATTCTCCTTACATTACATAAAAGTCAATGTACTAAGTTATAGTCTACCACTGAACATAACGCAAGATATGACAGTGTTTTTCCCATTTAAATCAAACAACACAAGTGTTTTATTGTAacagcatttgtgtgtgtgtgtgtgtgtgtgtgtgtgtgtgtgtgtgtgtgtgtgtgtgtgtgtgtgtgtgtgtgtgtgtgtgtgtgtgtgtgtgtgtctctgtgtgtgtgtgtgtgtgtgtgtgtgtgtgtgtgtgtgtgtgtgtgtgtgtgtgtgtgtgtgtgtgtgtgtgtgtgtgtgtgtgtgtgtgtgtgtgtgtgtgtgtgtgtgtgtgtgtgtgtgtgtctgatcataattccattgttgaggtctactagaatatatttacattgtcCAATGTTCCAAAGTCACATtgatttctcatacagcatctctgtatagtatgtatattcactctctgtcctacacaccttggagctcctgcccccctccctgtgagcccagtgtgctctgattggtcagctcgcccactctgttccgatgagtccaccaccgttacagcggaacatcagtgattatgtgttacaatggcgtttgttagcaaccagaaaatgacaccagtaattacaaacagatgagaatgctgcgtggggtctgggtgccgtgttggcggaacgttgcggggctcgctgctccgcccctTTGAGGCTCGATGAGCAGACAGTGTGAGCCGTaatactggtgtcgtttcctggttgctgcgtgggatctgcgagacagcgagacataacggaactcagcctgagcacacacatacactcacagccaggctgttcgccacacactcacagcctgagaaaaggtgtgtgtgtgtgtgtgtgtgtgtgtgtgtgtgtgtgtgtgtgtgtgtgtgtgtgtgtgtgtgtgtgtgtgtgtgtgtgtgtgtgtgtgtgtgtgtgtgtgtgtgtgtgtgtgtgtgtgtgtgtgtgtgtgtgtgtgtgtgtgtgtgtgtgtgtgtgtgtgtgtgtgtgtgtgtgtgtgtgtgtgtgtgtgtgtgtgtgtgtgtgtgtgtgtgtgtgtgtgtgtgtgtgtgtgtgtgtgtgtgtgtgtgtgtgtgtgtgtgtgtgtgtgtgtgtgtgtgtgtgtgtgtgtgtgtgtgtgtgtgtgtgttccaaagGAAGGAAGGCAATCAGGCCCATGTGTTCTCTTTAAATGAAAAAGAGACCTGCTTTGTGTAAAGATTATATAGAAAGGCTACATAAATAAGAAATATCTTAAGGCTATGTTGGTAATGCCTTTCAACAGAAGCAAGTGACAATCATAGTTCTTATTTACTATGAAACTTACATTTTAAGCGTTAACAATAAGCAGGCTTGACGTTAGTGTTTggaaatataattaaaatgtaaaataattgtCCAAGAAACATACATATACAACAAAATATCATGCCATAAATATGTAAAGTTACTCAAAAAAGATATTGAGTGAATGAGATTTGAATTCAGGCCAAAATGATCTTTCAAACTCAAAGGTCAGCCAATTTAGTTGACTCTAAAAACGAAATGCTGTCTATTTGTGTGAGCCACATACAAATAGACCCTTTCTGTTTGTGTGAAGTGTACTGTGagcttatttttaaaaaacactTCATAAAATATTCATTGGATGTTTTCTTTTTAGAGAGCTGCAAGAAGAAAGTGGTCTCACGGTGGATGCTCTCGAGAAGGTCGGAAACCTCAAGTTTGAATTTGTTGGAGAAACGGAGCTGATGGATGTCCATGTTTTCAGAGCTGACAGTTATAATGGAGAGCCAACAGAGTCAGAAGGTATGACTTCCACTACAACAATGCGGAATGACACAGTTTCCAAAAAAAAAGATGCATGCAAATTATGATAGGATAACGAGTTAGAAATCAGCGCTATGCTGTAAGGGAACAGAGGTGCCACTTTTTACCTTCATAACCGATCATGCACTTGAGTTGAAGAGGAACTCCACATTGTTGTTGCACATTATTCCAAATAACTCATGTTTAAAAAAACTGTATTCCTGCAACAACAAAAATCACTTTTGGTTCCTTTTAATGTTGACTTCCTTTTTTGTTATCTCACCGCCAGTCTTCGTAGGTCAAGTTTAGATCTAAAAGCCAACTGAGAAACAGTTTTCAGTTCAACTTTTTAAACCACATAGACCAAAATGATCCTTCTAAGTAAATTGATTCAAACCGTGTTCTGGGAACTTCTTCACAGACATGACTTTGAGCAGGGACAGCACACTAGTTAAGGGCAGGAATATCAGTGGTGAAGTTAGAAACAACTGAATGAAGGAAACAAGAGGCCCTGTACAGAAGGAATGCAGAGACCTGCAGTGATCTTTATTTCCTGAGAGTTTAGTCAAGGTCGATTGGGTGAAGAGTACAGACACGGTGATGAGTCAAATAAATAGAGTCTGGAGGTCAAGAAGAGTCATACAGCCAAGGGGCGCAGAGATAAAGGGAGGAAACAACTTCAATTAAATGTGCTGAAGTTAGTGAAAAGACTGGAGCTGGTGACTGAATTGATATATTCAGGTAGGAAGCAACAGGTGACGTAGAAGGAAACCTCTTCAAAAGTGGTAATGTTAAAGAAAGGATTTCATCCAGAGGGCGGATAGAAAAAGTGACCTACATATTATAGTTCAAGGAGAAACAAAGACACGTGTTTTTTAAGTTGGGAAAAGTTCTGTCTTGTTTTAAAAGTAACACGAAAAATATGGATTTTAGAAATGTCCACACTTTTAAATCTGGTGGTTTGTTTATCCCCTTCTTAACAGACATAACTATGTatccatatatactgtataattgTTGGCAATGACACTGAAAGGGTATGTTCACATTGTTTTACGTATTTTTGTACAATTTAAAAGTTATTTGTCAAAAGGACCAAATCCACAGTGCTCATTAACTGCAACATTTCTAGCGTGTTACTATCCTTTTACTGCAACTCAGCAGGGAAAAGCAACAAGCCGCTTTTTCACTAAAATGTACTTAATACGATTCCAACTTTGATTTGTTTATCCAAACAATGAAGACATGGATTCCTCCCTATATTTTTGCTACATTTGCGTTGAGCTAAAAATAAACCTATAGATATGTGAGTATTATTTCCAGCCAGCCTTTAAAAAGTTTGAAAGTGGCTAAAAAATAATAGCGATAAGCGTTTGTCATTTATTCAGACCCCCCCTCTAACAGCTCAAGGTAGATGATTTACATGTTGGCTTCGAGTAAAGGTGTGCTAattatttttccttttttgtttttagaAATGCGGCCTCAGTGGTTTGACAGTGACCAGATTCCCTTCAGTGAAATGTGGGCTGATGACATCCTGTGGTTCCCACTGATGTTCCAGAAGAAGAAATTTGTCGGATACTTTAAGTTTCAGGGTCATGATGTGATCCTCAGCCAGAAACTGGAGGAAGTGGAGGAACTGTGAGACATCCTGTGTTTCTGAGGACATGTATGACTGCGACAACAAGAATCGGGCTTCCAAATGTCTTCTTTGAAACAGCAAGACTCTGAGCACTAAACCTCGCACATGTAAAATGTTACTGATTTATTTTTtcaatgataaataaaaaacaatcaaAGCAGAAGTATATTGACAGAAATATTCATtctgttattttattttcaggatAAGTGATTCAACACAATTTAGCAAGGCTTTGTTTCATAAAGTATTTACAATATCTACAGGTATAATTCGATTGGATTTCATATTCTGTGCAAGTTAGTAAACCTGATTCTTCTTTCCTGACAAAACAAATGTGTTTCATACGGTTTTATAGTTAATcataaaataaaagtttgagGTAACGTGAGCCCATATAAGTGTCCCTTCGATTTCCCCCCATTAGAATAATACATAATGTTGTGTACAGATATTAATGTGCATTACGGGTTTCATGACAAATATCTGAAAAGTAGAGAGCCTAATATGACTGTTTGCCCTTATACACATAGTAACACACTTTTAAGTTAGGATTTCTAATAGAATTGTGAAAAAATATCCTCCATATCCAAGTAGTATGGTCAAAACAATTCCAGTGGCAATTATTTAATGTGAAAATATGAATTGTTACAGTTTCTATTGCACCGCAACTTGAATTTATATCATTTCTCTTTGGTAGTAAATCAATAGCTTATAGCATTATTATTGACATTCGGCCACGAGTGCTTAAACTTCTAATTTTTTAATCAATAAACTTTAAGTCTCTGCCCTTTGTAGTATTATACATTTTGAGTGTAGGTTGTTCAAAATAGCTTATGAAATTAAATGGGGAGAGATAGAAAATCTGTTGCTCCACATAAAAGTAAACAGTTGTAAAGTAAGAGAATCAGCACACTTGTCCATAACAAATATAAAGTAGGCTGCTCCACGTCCTTGAGAACTCAAATCTGTATCAAAAATACATTGGTCTGACGATTTTTAGTATGTAAAGCCTTCATGACTGGAGATCTACAATAATCCCATTCTTTAATAAAGTCAAACTTGTATGTCCATCTCATGTTCTCTTCTTTAGTGTATAGAACTTCTTCAAAGGTTAAGGTATAAACAGGTGCTTAAGGAAACGAGTTAAGCATGAATATAATGTCATCCCTCACTTCCTAAATGCTGACTGGTCCCTTGTAAAATCACTTTAAGGATTTTCCTTCCTACATTATCTCCTCATCAAGCAAAGCATAACATGACAGATGTATGGGCCCACTGTATTTTCCAGTAACATGGTGGATGATCAAATCCCAAAATAAGCTGAGAACTCATTTACATAATGAAATACTCGTATTAAATGGAATGTATATTGAGTTATAAGAGACTTTCTTGAGCACACAGCGAGTTATTTTCCAGTTTGGGATCCTCTTCAGCGGCAGAGTTTCTCTCGTGCGTTCAGGTTTCAGATGGGGGGCTTCGATCCGTTATTACCCCCAAAGAGACAGCCGAGCTTTGGCTGGAGTTCATTCCACACCGCTCCCATCTGGAAAGAAAGCAAAAAGTAAATtctcttcactcttcacagttCGATGAAGCTAATCTtcctaataaaaataaacaatcaAATGTTGCTATGGGGTTTGGAGGAAATCATTTTAGTATATTAAGTAAAAAATATCTTTAACCTTCTCAAAGGAATTTGAGGCGTCAGATATAAATCCAAACTGCTTTATTTGAGTTTAAAGTCAGACAAAAGAATATGGGATTAACTTCCTGTGAAACTCAAGCCAACTAAAATACTACATGAAGAGTATCCTTCCACGGATACCATCCATCAACATTAGTTATTTCATTGGATTTTGAAAGCCAATTTAAAAACTGATATAACCCTGCCGAAGCGTCTGTAGAAAAATGTTTTCCAGACAAGCAGCCTCACCTCTCTGTGTCCTTGGACCTGGGAGTTAACGAAAGCCCCCAGAATGTGAGAAGTGATGGGAAGGTAGATGAAGATAAGCTGCGTCTCTTGATGAAGGCAGAACAGGGAGAAGTAGTTACGCAGCTCCATGGTCTGGATGGCGTTTTCTTGCTATTAACAGAATAATAAAAAGAGTAATTGGGAAGTCACCACTTCTCAAATTATGATAATAATCAGTAGGAAAAGAGGAGAGAATAGAGTTTTCTGTGGGGACGTTTCACTCCATTGACATCAGAGATGAGATCATAAATCATCCCATTACATTTAAATTGGCTCTTTATTTGATTTACAATTGACCTATTGCCTCACCCTGTTCATCACCAGCTCAGTCACTGTAACTGACACCGACACTGGTGTCCGTCTGATGAAGGAGTCTCAAAGAAGTTACAGCATAATGCAAAGGAGTGAAATGGTCACAGTCACAGGACTTATCAGACATGTAGAATTACAAGCAAGCTGGCATGCATTCATCTTAGCATAGGCTATTATTTTACTGTTACTAATATCGGTTTTTAGCCATGCTAGTTTTAGTTGGACTAACCTCAAAGTAAAACATGAATAGCCTACCTGAAAACCCATGACATTCCCATTAGCCTCAGTGGTCTAGTTTTAATtagcaaatgttagcatgctaaaatGCTAAACTAAGATCGTGAACATTGTAAACATTAAAGACATCAGCATGTTAGCGTTTTCAGTGTGAGCATGTTGACATTACCAGTCAGCTAACCTCTGTGCATAAGTACTGTCTCAGGAGATGCTAGCAAGGCTTCTTTCAAGATGTGTAGAGGTCAGAGGACCCACCTTTTTGGAATAACGTAGCGCAGCCAATCTTAGTGGATGTAAAGGGAGTTTTCTCAAACGGTTGGAAACCGGGCCCAATTCTACAATAATGTGCACGTTTCCTAAACTCAGTAGTTAGATAGTTACTGCTTAGGTCTAAATcagtttataataataatacataaaacaCTTTTCCCAGTCCTCAAAGACGCTTAAACTTTAGTTTAAGTTTATGGCAGCTATTATTAGATGCATAGGCCTACATCTGAACCTccaataaaaaaagattttgtTTTAGATTGAATTCCTTATAACTTGAAAATGAAATAGTGTAAgcatttttgggtaaaaaactGTACATAAAAGTCCTTCTATTTAATCTCACTTGTCAGGGTCCCACAGATCCCAAAAAAGTCTTAAACGGAATTGAACTACAAATAAGGTGGTATTCAAATGTCTTAAATCAATCTTTAAAATACGTACACATGGAAATTAGGATTTTAATTGCAATAAGGTtgctttttaaaatgtaaaaatgatTGATAACATCTATTATTTTTTATGATAATTTACCAAAACTGTTCTGTACTATACCAACATTTTATTTCAAGCGGccataaaaaaaaagtgtactTTTGAATACCCAtggttgtttatttattatgcACGTATGGGAGTATCCAGTGGAACGGAAGATAAGGACATTTGGGAGGAGTGTATAAGTTATAGATCAGGCTAATTtagcattttatttataagtaCTGAAGTAAAACCGTACGCTATCAATCAGGAGGCATCCTGTTAGTCCCAAAGTGTGAACACAGAGAAACATAAAGAGGTTGATCACCTGAACGATCCGTGACTCCAGCTGCTCCACAGACGCCTGCTCTTTGGGCTGCACCGAGGCACTCATCATCTGCCTCTTCATCATACCGTACTTGTGCAGAGCTCTCTGGTGCTCGTGGAGCACGCCTTTCTCATGTCGCTCACAGAGATCCTAAAGGGGGAACACACAGTGACATAAAACTCTTCTTATTTGCCTCAACATATCAGGGAAATATAATATACAACAGTGATACATAACACAAGTAAAAAATAGAAACTGTGAAATTAGCATACATATTACAGTTAATGGATTTAATCGAGGCTATAGAAAATGCCACTTTATCTACCCACCTTGTTTGATCTTTGCAAACCACCCACTACAAGAACTATGTTTTCAAGTGACTGGTTGGGTCTTGGTGCATCGttattaaaatgaatgattaCATAATATCCTGAATTCAGTTTGGCACTGGAACATAGATTTACGAATAATACAGCTCTACATTGTGTCTTTCTACCAGTAAACAGGAGATTGTTTGTATCGCCCTGGTGGATACAAACTATTTTGTAGTTGTTTTTTAAAGTAAGCATCATTGGATGTGAAAACTGCGAACATAAAAGCAAAAATCACCTGTCCCTGGAGGTGGACTCAATTTAAATGAGCAGAAACATAAACCTGACTCACTCTGTACGATTGCAGCAAATCCAAGAAAATATTTAGTTTTTCCACAACATCATCCTCTTCCCGTCTGCCCTGAGGACAGAAGCAAAACAATTGTTTTTACCCAGTGCCAGTTTTGGACATGCTGAGCAGAGCAGGTGCTCCAGATGAAGGACTGAGGGCTGTACCTGCTGAGCAGCTTTGTCAGACAGCACAGCGAACTCCACCGACAGACTCTTCAGAGACTGACGCAGAGTCCCCCAGGTGCTTCGTGAAGAGGCCAAGGAGGGAAGAGACGAGCCATCGGAGCCCAGCGTACTGtcaaaaaatacaaattattaccGGGCAAGGATGTAGCATTGTGGTGTCTTAGCTGCCAAACTCATTTCAAACTAACAACCATGAAGTGGCACAACAACACAGAGGATTTGGGTTCTTAttaacatttgttttcacaatcCAAAACCTCTGGACATACTTTTACCCATTTTAATGAAATACCTGAGCTCTCTGCCAAACATGAGAAGATCAGTTGCATTCTCCTTAGAGCGCTCGGCCATTTTCTCAGCTCTGTCCCGCAGCTTCTGGAAGCTGTTGTGAATATTACGAATCAGCTCTCGGCTTGTTGAGAACTGGGCCTGAATATCAGCGGGGAGATATTCCTACAAAAACAGATGcaacaaaattaaataaaatgatGCATGATGTATTGAGAAACGTATGTCAGGATGTCTGCGTGGTACATGTGACAAACCTTGGCCAAGGTTGCAATTCTGTTGGTCATGAACTCATCACCAGTTTTTTTGTAAGCGTCACGCAGCTTACTCTGAACATCCTGTGTGGGAAGATGGGTGAGGAGTGTGTGAGTGGAAAAGGTCACTGGTTCATGGAACAGGATGCATTTTACACAATCATCTTCAAGATAATGCTTGTTGTGCAACAGACGGTGTCACAGCCGAGGCAGCTAGTTTCAGAAATACCACATACAGAGCCACTGAAGGTGAGGAAGGTCTTGACAAGCTCGTCCTCTGAGAAGAAGGGATGCCGAGCCACCAAGTTAATGAATCTTCCAAGAGCACGTCTCCTGCATTCAATGAACTCCCTCTCAGAGACGGAGGTCAGGACTGTGGACCGAGAGCAGAGAAAACAGCACGAGAGCACACCAGGAGCGTTAGAGGTGTAAAAGTTGGGGCAATTAAATATAAAGAGTAAAGACCATGAGCATGATAAACTAATGTAACATCTAAGGTTTTCCTCTTCTAAAACATTTCCTAGTGGACTAACATTCATGCGCTTCTGCCGACCAATcgatttgtttatttaattgaCAGATCGGTGCTTTTCTCCACCAAACAAAAGCATACAAAAAGGCACCACTTTAAATCTTGTGTTTACCAGAAATGTGCTTATAACTTTCTCAAGATAAATCATTCAGCATGAAAACTAAAAGAAAAATAAGCAACTAATGAAATCTTAATCAAGTgagaaaaaacaacaaattaGCCTTTTTAACTAAGAGGTGAGAGCCCTAGTGACTTCCATGTTTAAAGTCAGTTGGGTTGGAGAAACAAAGGTTTACACAGCCTTTGTGGCTCCAAAGGGAGCTGCTCAAAATCCATGTATTGCCTTACGAGTTTGAAAATGAAAGTAATCTGGGGCTGTGGAATAAGAAACATGTGACCTCTGTAGCTCTGAGGCTAGCAGCTTCAGGCTACATTAGCTGCTACCAACATAAGACACACAAATCCTCAGTCGACCTATTGGTGGACAAGTTGCATTGTTAGTAATGTAAGCACCGGGTTTGGACAAGGACAAATAatgtataaaataatatatatatatatatatatatctgttatcGAACCACTGTGTTTTATTCTGCTGCATCTATTTTTAAGATGTTTTAAACCTATCCATCAGTGTTGATTCAGCTCTCTTTCTGCATGTACATTTAGTTTATTCACAATCTGAAATACAATTCCTAATTCCTAACAAATAGAAATAATTTTACAATCTTTACTGACCAATACACTTTTACCCTTTGAGAAAAAATCTGCTTTAAGTCGGATCCACGTGTGGCATCTCTATTGCATGTTCTATAATTGATAAAGATCTCTCATTGAGACATTGTCTAATTAAGTGTGCAGCATATATTC
Encoded proteins:
- the nudt1 gene encoding oxidized purine nucleoside triphosphate hydrolase, whose protein sequence is MLSSKLLTLVLVVQPGRVLLGMKKRGFGAGKWNGFGGKVQPGETIEEGARRELQEESGLTVDALEKVGNLKFEFVGETELMDVHVFRADSYNGEPTESEEMRPQWFDSDQIPFSEMWADDILWFPLMFQKKKFVGYFKFQGHDVILSQKLEEVEEL
- the snx8a gene encoding sorting nexin-8a isoform X1, whose amino-acid sequence is MAGEINEGSVPAYYREVYEAIRCRTDERVHVEVFQRLLQRTDISKPVLGQIAEQVDSTDGFLSKLCLYKLLALIAFAQQGKQPSPKLLENCIQELPKPQLGEPRELKALRMQPAQEDVLTMSQTLDKLLGRDTVQLELIPEKKGLFLKHVEYQVTSQRFKISVYRRYSDFDVFHEVLLQRFAYRVVPALPPKRMLKGVLTSVSEREFIECRRRALGRFINLVARHPFFSEDELVKTFLTFSGSDVQSKLRDAYKKTGDEFMTNRIATLAKEYLPADIQAQFSTSRELIRNIHNSFQKLRDRAEKMAERSKENATDLLMFGRELSTLGSDGSSLPSLASSRSTWGTLRQSLKSLSVEFAVLSDKAAQQGRREEDDVVEKLNIFLDLLQSYRDLCERHEKGVLHEHQRALHKYGMMKRQMMSASVQPKEQASVEQLESRIVQQENAIQTMELRNYFSLFCLHQETQLIFIYLPITSHILGAFVNSQVQGHREMGAVWNELQPKLGCLFGGNNGSKPPI
- the mrm2 gene encoding rRNA methyltransferase 2, mitochondrial, translated to MWSFSFQRRFLHSSLCLMKKLKKSKTAAEQRWLQRQLKDPYVKASHKQNFRCRSAFKLLEIDDKFRLLEPGFSVVDCGAAPGAWSQVAVHRVNSAGTDPAAPPGTVVGIDLLHIPPLDGAHFLSCHDVTIPPTHAKLLELLPGGQAHVILSDMAPNASGFREMDHVKLITMCFTLLDLAEKILLPGGSLLCKYSDGILAHELQEKLSRVFNSVQTLKPNASRKDSAERYFLARIYKKPEK
- the snx8a gene encoding sorting nexin-8a isoform X2, which produces MKIAEQVDSTDGFLSKLCLYKLLALIAFAQQGKQPSPKLLENCIQELPKPQLGEPRELKALRMQPAQEDVLTMSQTLDKLLGRDTVQLELIPEKKGLFLKHVEYQVTSQRFKISVYRRYSDFDVFHEVLLQRFAYRVVPALPPKRMLKGVLTSVSEREFIECRRRALGRFINLVARHPFFSEDELVKTFLTFSGSDVQSKLRDAYKKTGDEFMTNRIATLAKEYLPADIQAQFSTSRELIRNIHNSFQKLRDRAEKMAERSKENATDLLMFGRELSTLGSDGSSLPSLASSRSTWGTLRQSLKSLSVEFAVLSDKAAQQGRREEDDVVEKLNIFLDLLQSYRDLCERHEKGVLHEHQRALHKYGMMKRQMMSASVQPKEQASVEQLESRIVQQENAIQTMELRNYFSLFCLHQETQLIFIYLPITSHILGAFVNSQVQGHREMGAVWNELQPKLGCLFGGNNGSKPPI